A single region of the Solwaraspora sp. WMMD791 genome encodes:
- a CDS encoding DUF5703 family protein codes for MDYEYAPLRLPPNVDRVTAAAQLAIQAEFSGWELARVRLYRDGTRQVVLRRKVAALPQPGLSV; via the coding sequence ATGGACTACGAATACGCGCCGCTGCGGTTACCGCCGAACGTCGACCGGGTGACCGCCGCCGCGCAGCTCGCGATCCAGGCCGAGTTCTCCGGTTGGGAACTGGCCCGGGTACGTCTGTACCGCGACGGCACCCGTCAGGTGGTGCTGCGCCGCAAGGTCGCCGCGCTGCCGCAACCCGGCCTTTCCGTCTGA
- a CDS encoding aldo/keto reductase has product MQQRPLGRSGLAVSRLALGTMTWGRDTDADDAAAQLKNYLDAGGNLVDTADVYGDGDAEAVIGAMLDSMVPREDLVIATKAGLRPGGPRRRDTSRWHLLRTLDASLRRLGTDYVDLWQVHGYDPQTPLEETLAALDLAVASGRVRYAGVSNFSGWQTAQATAWQTAVPGRAPVVAVQVEYSLLQRGVEREVLPACTALGLGLLAWSPLGRGVLTGKYRHGRPVDSRAASTHLERFVAGYLEPRCSSIVEAVATAAAGLGVAPLEVALAWVRDRPGVTAPILGARTAGQLVGALQVERMTLPAEIARALDDVSAPPVGYPERDG; this is encoded by the coding sequence ATGCAGCAGCGACCGCTCGGCCGCAGCGGGCTGGCGGTTTCCCGGCTCGCGCTCGGCACCATGACCTGGGGCCGGGACACCGACGCCGACGACGCGGCGGCGCAGTTGAAGAACTACCTGGACGCCGGCGGCAACCTGGTCGACACCGCCGACGTGTACGGCGACGGCGACGCCGAAGCGGTGATCGGGGCGATGCTGGACAGCATGGTCCCTCGCGAGGACCTGGTCATCGCCACCAAGGCCGGGCTGCGACCTGGCGGTCCACGCCGACGGGACACGTCCCGCTGGCACCTGCTGCGCACCCTCGACGCCTCGCTGCGCCGGCTCGGCACCGACTACGTCGACCTGTGGCAGGTGCACGGCTACGACCCGCAGACCCCGTTGGAGGAGACCCTCGCGGCGTTGGACCTGGCCGTCGCCAGCGGTCGGGTGCGCTACGCCGGAGTGTCGAACTTCAGCGGCTGGCAGACGGCGCAGGCCACCGCCTGGCAGACAGCGGTGCCCGGCCGGGCGCCGGTGGTCGCCGTCCAGGTGGAGTACTCGCTGTTGCAGCGCGGCGTGGAGCGCGAGGTGCTACCGGCCTGCACCGCCCTCGGGCTGGGTCTGCTGGCCTGGTCACCGCTGGGGCGCGGGGTGCTCACCGGCAAGTACCGGCACGGCCGGCCGGTCGACTCCCGGGCCGCGTCGACGCATCTGGAACGGTTCGTCGCGGGTTATCTGGAGCCGCGGTGTTCGAGCATCGTCGAGGCGGTCGCCACCGCCGCAGCCGGGCTGGGAGTGGCACCGTTGGAGGTGGCGCTGGCCTGGGTGCGGGACCGACCGGGAGTCACCGCGCCGATCCTCGGTGCGCGCACCGCGGGCCAGCTCGTGGGCGCGCTGCAGGTCGAACGGATGACGCTGCCGGCGGAGATCGCCCGGGCCCTCGACGACGTGTCCGCGCCACCGGTCGGCTACCCGGAGCGCGACGGGTGA
- a CDS encoding LLM class F420-dependent oxidoreductase encodes MRLGLSLGYLTSTGSPVEHLALTQEADRLGYAVVWVAESYGSDSPSVLAWLAGQTSRIDVGAAVMQIPARTPAATAMTAATIDTLSGGRFRLGLGVSGPQVSEGWHGVRFGQPLARTREYVEIVRRAVARERVEYAGEHYPLPLPDGPGKALRLNFRPPRSRIPIYLAAVGPRNLELAGEIADGWLAVFYSPEAAADQLAAVTVGRSRVGAELAGFDVVPTVPVVVGDDVSACADLVRGYAALYIGGMGSRSRNFYHQLATRMGFGAAADVVQDHYLAGRVRDAAAAVPLEFIDRTSLLGPPTRIAERIGDFAAAGVTTLSVSLFGDDVEEKKATLRTVAQALDTAGVGQ; translated from the coding sequence GTGCGACTCGGGCTCAGCCTCGGTTACCTCACCTCCACCGGTTCGCCGGTGGAGCACCTGGCCCTGACCCAGGAGGCCGATCGGCTCGGCTATGCGGTGGTCTGGGTGGCTGAATCGTACGGCTCCGACTCGCCGAGCGTACTGGCCTGGTTGGCCGGTCAGACCAGCCGGATCGACGTCGGTGCGGCGGTCATGCAGATCCCGGCGCGTACCCCGGCGGCGACCGCGATGACGGCCGCCACGATCGACACCCTCTCCGGCGGTCGGTTCCGACTCGGCCTGGGGGTGTCCGGACCGCAGGTCTCCGAGGGATGGCACGGCGTACGGTTCGGACAGCCGCTGGCGCGGACCCGGGAGTACGTCGAGATCGTCCGCCGCGCGGTCGCCCGCGAGCGCGTCGAGTACGCCGGTGAACACTATCCGTTGCCGCTGCCGGACGGTCCCGGCAAGGCCCTGCGACTCAACTTCCGTCCGCCACGGTCACGGATCCCGATCTACCTGGCCGCGGTCGGCCCGCGCAACCTGGAGCTGGCCGGCGAGATCGCCGACGGCTGGCTGGCGGTGTTCTACTCGCCGGAGGCGGCGGCCGACCAGTTGGCGGCGGTCACCGTCGGTCGGTCCCGCGTCGGAGCGGAGCTGGCCGGCTTCGACGTGGTGCCGACCGTACCTGTGGTGGTCGGCGACGACGTGTCCGCCTGCGCGGACCTGGTGCGCGGCTACGCCGCGCTCTACATCGGCGGGATGGGCAGCCGGTCGCGCAACTTCTACCACCAGCTGGCCACCCGGATGGGGTTCGGCGCGGCCGCCGACGTGGTCCAGGACCACTATCTGGCCGGCCGGGTCCGGGACGCCGCCGCCGCCGTTCCGCTGGAATTCATCGACCGTACGTCGCTGCTGGGTCCGCCGACGCGGATCGCCGAGCGGATCGGTGACTTCGCCGCGGCCGGGGTGACGACGCTGTCGGTGAGCCTGTTCGGCGACGACGTGGAGGAGAAGAAGGCGACCTTGCGGACGGTGGCGCAGGCACTCGACACCGCCGGGGTGGGCCAGTGA